A single Cyclopterus lumpus isolate fCycLum1 chromosome 3, fCycLum1.pri, whole genome shotgun sequence DNA region contains:
- the LOC117725294 gene encoding glycine-rich cell wall structural protein 1.0-like — protein sequence MHRTRGGEATESCWKSRGDNSGGRGDGGVEAGGTGVEAGGTGEWRPGGRGSGGRGDGGVEAGGTGVEDGGTGEWRPGGREWRPGGREWRTGGRGSGGRGDGSGGRGDGGVEAGGTGVEARGVEAGGTGLEARGVEAGGTGVEARGVEAGGTGVEAGGTGVESGETGVEAGGTGVEAGGTGEWRPGGRGRGGRGDGSGGRGDGGVEAGGTGVEARGVEAGGTGVEARGVEAGGTGVEAGGTGVESGETGVEAGGTGVEEGGTREWRPKGREWRPGGRGSGGRGNGSGGRWDGGVEDGGTGEWRPGGREWRPGGREWRPGEREWRTGGRGNGGRWGSFHMCGLLHVDSFVSLDTSHCFPL from the coding sequence ATGCATCGGACGAGGGGGGGAGAGGCAACTGAGAGCTGCTGGAAATCAAGAGGCGACAATAGTGGAGGCCGGGGGGACGGGGGAGTGGAGGCCGGGGGGACGGGAGTGGAGGCCGGGGGGACGGGGGAGTGGAGGCCGGGGGGACGGGGGAGTGGAGGCCGGGGGGACGGGGGAGTGGAGGCCGGGGGGACGGGAGTGGaggacggggggacgggggagTGGAGGCCGGGGGGACGGGAGTGGAGGCCGGGGGGACGGGAGTGGaggacggggggacgggggagTGGAGGCCGGGGGGACGGGAGTGGaggacggggggacgggggagTGGAGGCCGGGGGGACGGGAGTGGAGGCCCGGGGAGTGGAGGCCGGGGGGACGGGACTGGAGGCCCGGGGAGTGGAGGCCGGAGGGACGGGAGTGGAGGCCCGGGGAGTGGAGGCCGGGGGGACGGGAGTGGAGGCCGGAGGGACGGGAGTGGAGTCCGGAGAGACGGGAGTGGAGGCCGGGGGGACGGGAGTGGAGGCCGGGGGGACGGGGGAGTGGAGGCCGGGGGGACGGGGGAGGGGAGGCCGGGGGGACGGGAGTGGaggacggggggacgggggagTGGAGGCCGGGGGGACGGGAGTGGAGGCCCGGGGAGTGGAGGCCGGAGGGACGGGAGTGGAGGCCCGGGGAGTGGAGGCCGGGGGGACGGGAGTGGAGGCCGGAGGGACGGGAGTGGAGTCCGGAGAGACGGGAGTGGAGGCCGGGGGGACgggagtggaggagggggggacgAGGGAGTGGAGGCCGAAGGGACGGGAGTGGAGGCCGGGGGGACGAGGGAGTGGAGGCCGGGGGAACGGGAGTGGAGGCCGATGGGACGGGGGAGTGGaggacggggggacgggggagTGGAGGCCGGGGGGACGGGAGTGGAGGCCGGGGGGACGGGAGTGGAGGCCGGGGGAACGGGAGTGGaggacggggggacgggggaaTGGAGGGCGCTGGGGCTCATTTCACATGTGCGGCCTTTTGCATGTTGATAGTTTTGTCTCTCTTGATACGTCACATTGCTTTCCACTCTGA